The bacterium region TTACTGATGAGGAGTATCCTTTTCTCCTTACCACAGGGAGGATCTATCAACACTGGCATACTGGAACTATGAGCAGACTCACCTTCACTCTCCACAGGGAAGTTCCCCAGGCTTTTGTGGAGATGAATCCCCGGGACGGTCAATTTCTGGGCATAAGAAATAGACAATTGATAAAAGTAATTTCTCGCAGAGGAGAGATAATTGCAAAAGCTTTTCTTACTGAAAAGGTAGGGGAAAAGACCATTTTCATTCCTTTCCATTTTTCAGAGGCGGCAGCTAACAGGTTGACTCTGGATAGGCTGGACCCTCAGGCAAAGATACCCGAATACAAAGTATGTGCGGTCAAGATCGAGCTATGGGGAGAAAATAATTGATTCTTTTGACCATAGACAGAGAAAGTCTTTTAAAATTCCTGGATAAGCTCAAAAGAGAGGCAGAACTTATAGCTCCAGTTCAAAGATTAGGAGGAGCGACTTTTGAAGAGATAAAAGATATTAGTGAGGTGAATTTCTTAGAGGGTAGTCCTCTTTCCTCGCCTAAACAGTTCTTCTTTCCCCAGACTGATGAGCTCTTCCAGTTCCGAAAAGGAGTTTTTTCTTTCAAAGAGGAGGCAGAGAGAAAGAGAAGGATATTATTTGGGATTCGTCCTTGCGATCTAGCAGCTTTAGAGTTTTCTGATAGGTTCTTTTCCAGCGAGCACGGTGGATACGAAGATATCTACTATTGGATTCGTCGAAGAAACACCTTTCTCATCGGTATTAACTGTCTTGAACCGGAAGAGAGCTGTTTCTGCTTTCTTTGTGGAAGCGGCCCGTTTGCCAGGCGAGGTTATGACCTTCAACTGACCCCATTGGAGAACTCTTACCTGGTGGAGTTAGGTTCCTCCCGGGGAGAGAAGTTAGTCTCCACTTACTCGGATTTCTTCTCAACGGCTAGCCCTGGTGATAGGAGAGAAAAAGAGATTTTGGAAGAGAAATTGGAAGGAAAATTTTCTCATAATAAAGTAGAATTAAAGAAAGTTACCAGCAGATTATTAAAAGATGGATTTAGCGGTGCGGTTATAAAGAATGAATTCTGGGAAGAAATAGGGGATCGTTGTCTCGATTGCGGAGGATGTAATTACATATGTCCCACCTGTACCTGTTTTAGTATCCTGGATAAGGCAGATAGAAATATAGAAGTCGGCGAAAGGATGAGGATATGGGATTCTTGTAATTTTTCAGGCTTTACCAGGATGGCCAGTGGAGCTAACCCCGGAGAAAACAAGCGAGATAGAATTAAGAGAAGGTTCTTTTGTAAGCTACTTTTTTCCCAAGAGAATCAAGGCCTTCTAGGATGTGTTGGTTGTGGACGTTGCTTGAAGGTTTGCTACGGGGAAATCGATATATCAAAGGTTGCCGGTGAGATTCAGGTAAAATGAGAATGACTGATTTTGCAGCAATAATATTGGCAGGAGGAGAAAACTTGAGGCTTCCTCACTTAAAGTCTGAGCTTTTAGTGGGAGGAGAGATTCTAATCAGGAGAATTACCCTATTGCTTCTTTCTCTGTTTAAGGATATTCTGATAGTCGTTGATGAAGATAAGTTAGATTATTTAGAAAAACTTATGTATAGTTTTGGACGTTCTGTGAAATTGGTCAGCGATGTGGTTGGACCGAAGTGCCCACTGCGTGGCTTATATAGTGGTCTTCTCTACTCTCCGGCAAAGTTTAACTTTCTGGTAGGGTGTGATATGCCCTTTCTTCAGAGAGAACTGATATCCTATATGGCCAGGAGAATTTCCCGAACCGATATATTGATTCCTCGCACGGGAAAATTTTTGGAGCCATTACACGCATTCTATTCGTCAAGGTGCTTACACAGTATAGAAAAAGTGTTGAGAAAAGGGGAGAAGAAAATGGTCTCTTTTTTCCCTTATGTTGAGGTAGAGTATTTAGAAAGGGAAAAGATTGAAATTTTCGATCCCCAGGGTATCTCATTTTTCAATATTAATACTATAGATGACTGGAAAAAGGCAATAGAGATTGAGAAAAAAAAAGGGAAACAACAGTATGGAAGGGAATATTCACAGGTTGCCAATATTACGGAGTTACAAAGATAGAAAGAAACATGTAGAAGATGTTTTGGTGAGGGAATCTTCCATTACCATATTCTATAATGGGAGAAAGATAGTTACCCTTCTCTGTACTCCGGTGGAACTTATGGAGCTGGCTGTGGGATTTCTCTTCTCCGAGGGGATTCTCTCCCATTTTGAGGAGATAAAATGGATCTCAGAAGATCCTGAGAGAGGAATAGTAATGGTAGAAGGATGTGTAGAGAATAGAACTCGAGAGCCTGTTGAGAGAGTCATAACTTCTGGATGTGGCAGGGGGATGTTTCTATTTCCTTCTGAGGGACAAGGGAAGAATGAGATTTCAATTGCAGGGATTTCTCTCTCCTCTCATTGGATAAGCCAGTTGATTAGAGAATTTTACAAGAGGTCTCAGTTGTATCTCACCACAGGAGGAGTTCACTCGTGTGCCCTGGCCAATGAAGGAGGAATTATTATTTTCAGTGAAGATATTGGTAGACATAATGC contains the following coding sequences:
- a CDS encoding molybdenum cofactor guanylyltransferase; translated protein: MRMTDFAAIILAGGENLRLPHLKSELLVGGEILIRRITLLLLSLFKDILIVVDEDKLDYLEKLMYSFGRSVKLVSDVVGPKCPLRGLYSGLLYSPAKFNFLVGCDMPFLQRELISYMARRISRTDILIPRTGKFLEPLHAFYSSRCLHSIEKVLRKGEKKMVSFFPYVEVEYLEREKIEIFDPQGISFFNINTIDDWKKAIEIEKKKGKQQYGREYSQVANITELQR
- a CDS encoding 4Fe-4S dicluster domain-containing protein, producing the protein MILLTIDRESLLKFLDKLKREAELIAPVQRLGGATFEEIKDISEVNFLEGSPLSSPKQFFFPQTDELFQFRKGVFSFKEEAERKRRILFGIRPCDLAALEFSDRFFSSEHGGYEDIYYWIRRRNTFLIGINCLEPEESCFCFLCGSGPFARRGYDLQLTPLENSYLVELGSSRGEKLVSTYSDFFSTASPGDRREKEILEEKLEGKFSHNKVELKKVTSRLLKDGFSGAVIKNEFWEEIGDRCLDCGGCNYICPTCTCFSILDKADRNIEVGERMRIWDSCNFSGFTRMASGANPGENKRDRIKRRFFCKLLFSQENQGLLGCVGCGRCLKVCYGEIDISKVAGEIQVK
- the fdhD gene encoding formate dehydrogenase accessory sulfurtransferase FdhD → MEGNIHRLPILRSYKDRKKHVEDVLVRESSITIFYNGRKIVTLLCTPVELMELAVGFLFSEGILSHFEEIKWISEDPERGIVMVEGCVENRTREPVERVITSGCGRGMFLFPSEGQGKNEISIAGISLSSHWISQLIREFYKRSQLYLTTGGVHSCALANEGGIIIFSEDIGRHNALDKVAGKCVMEGIGTEDSIILTTGRVSAEMVIKARRMNATFLISRGAPTDLSVALSKKAGITLIGFCRGERMNIYSIPERVIFKGNGETT